In one Silene latifolia isolate original U9 population chromosome 10, ASM4854445v1, whole genome shotgun sequence genomic region, the following are encoded:
- the LOC141607922 gene encoding uncharacterized protein LOC141607922 has protein sequence MILEPTGLWFMDDCVIRGVTKSTKTNFVGPIPTSWTQASHAQREAWFNNFRLSFAWSPSQEQNVRIRYNDVGTRRYRDVIWKVVRRPKEPDHMKGDKYEGLIKHTKSEVFQKKSKQASLNKRGGKEDAVNEPTHYAGSRSFWNRMLGRGKKKSQPIATVPELFLDTHSRVDHKGVRTWTKPKDKQLYVSFP, from the exons atgattcttgagccgacgggattatg gtttatggacgattgcgtgatacgaggtgtcacgaaaagcacgaagactaatttcgtgggtccaattcctacatcgtggacacaagcttctcaTGCACAAAgagaggcgtggttcaataactttcgg ttatcatttgcttggtcaccgtctcaagaacagaatgtccgtatcaggtacaatgacgtcggtactcgacgatatcgggacgtgatttggaaggtagttaggcgcccaaaggaaccagaccacatgaaag gtgacaagtatgaaggcttaataaagcataccaaaagtgaagtttttcagaagaagtctaagcaagcatccctcaacaaaagaggaggaaaggaagacgccgtgaacgagcctactcattacgcgggttcacgatcgttctggaATCGTATGTTGGGT agaggaaagaagaagtcacagccgattgcgacggtaccggaactgtttctggacacgcattccagagttgaccacaaaggggttagaacttggactaagccaaaagacaagcaattatatgtaagttttccgtaa